TTTTTAAAtacataatattaattttttaaaatatacagtaaataagaaatatatataaaataaatataattaaaaaatatattaaattaataatattaatcttctcaaaaataattttttagctCGGTTCCTAAAAGAGAGAACAATCATAGATACAAACAAGGGttaaacaaaaagaaaattaagttgGAAGTTTTTTTAATTAAccctaaatcaaaattaaaatagtcACCATATAAAAGCAATAAAGTAAGAGAACTTCAagaacaaactttaattaaatggtatattaaaatcatttttttaaattgaattggTATTAAATTTTagtcataataaaaaaataaaataaaataaaaaataaaaaaactttaACCACATAATACAAGACCCACGTAGCTCATCTCCACAACTTTTCCAATGAAGATGTGGCGAATACAGACCTTGAAATCTCAAAAAGCAACGTCCATCACAACTTCAAGTCCCACAACTTTCCCACCTTATCTGTTTCTCAGATTTTGCAATGTCTCCTCTTCTGGGAGAAGAACCTGTCGAGACCATTGGATATGATTTTATCAGAATCGAACGGACGACAGCCTGCCATGATATCACCTTAATTAGAATTTCTGATAGCAGGCTGAGGCAGATACATCTCAAGTTCCATatgctttttattttctttaaaatgaaaataaatgaatgaataatgTTTCATTTTGAGCTTTGTACacaaattcaaaataattatataaatctaattaaatataaattttcaaaataatttatcACCTTTTTTCTCGTTAATTTATCCTTATTATTTTTCTATTATGCttatatttctaattatatttaaatcaaaatattaaaatatttcatttagtTTAAACTTTTTATTTCACTCTAGTTAGTTGATCATGAAATTGATAATAAATCCAATTATtaactaaattaaatatattatttttaaatttatttttttaaataaatacacaatactttgcaatattataaaaatttaaagaaataaaaaaaaattcaacaaaattttgaGAAACCCAATTATTTAATAAAGATTGATTCCCTATATAATTCGTGTAATTATTTGGTGCGAATGGGACATAAAGCATAgtgtttgatttaatttgattGGATTGAATGTTAATCTCTTAATAATTAACACCTAATCTCTTACTAATTTCATTTTTCTAAAAAAGCAGAAAACCATGATTTCATCGTGAGCTGCAAATAGCCCACTGTATAATATAATTTCTCCGTGATGAGAGGCCCAAAGTATCAAGTGGGGTCCAAATAGAGGATCAAGACAGGGAGAAGTATAAAGGGGGAAGAGATGGAGGATAGAACATGTATAACACCAACCAATCACAGTTCacaaaaccaaaactgaaaatccCAAAATCAAATCCTCCTCCCTTCTGTTTATTTGCCCAATCAGGACCGTTTTACAGATTCCAACATTAAGGAAGTCCATAATTCTTCCAATTTTGTTTCATAAAAATACCAAAACCCAAGGCCAGAGGACGCCACACTCCCATCCTTCCTTCCCTTTCCTCCATCTTTACAAATTCCTTCAACTTCCCCATTAAACCTCTCTTCCCTCCCCTCCTCTCCTCTCCCCCAGTTTTTGGGTTTGTGGGTGCAAATTTTTTTCTCCCATTATTATGGTTGTTTCGAGCGGTTTTGCCACCACTTTGGCCGGTGCCAAGTTGGAGACTTTGTTACTTAATTCTACGTCTTCATCATCGTCTTCATTTGGGTCGTCTTCTTTGAGGGCTCATTTGGCTTCGCCTTCGCAGATACAGAATTTTTACAGGCCGGCTCCGAACAATTGTAGAATGATTTTAATGCAGAGAGGAGGGGTGAGATTTGAGGTTTCTGCTTCAACGGATGACGCGGTTGGAACCGACTACAATATCGATCCGGCTAAGGTTTCTAGCTTTTCCGCTCTTGAACAGCTCAAGACCGCTGCCGCTGATAGTGAGTTCTAACTTATCCATTTGGATAGCTTTTTAATGTGTGATTCTTAGTTGTTAATTTTGCCAATGCATTGCTTATTTGCCTTTCTGAGCTGCTTTTTATAGAATGTTTAGTCCTGATTGAACAGTTTTGTttgttctgcatgaaaattgcATGCATTTTCAAGTCAAATTGATCGTCTTGTTGGGAAAATGCTTGACTTGGGTTTGTTCAGTTCATAATTAGGATAACTTTCTAGGATAATTCAAGTAAGAAATTtaagtgaaaatgaaagttttAAAGTAAAACCGAGCTTTAAGCAGTTCTGCAACATTCTGTATGCTCTGACATTTCAAAAAGTCGTAAATGTGCATCTGGGATAGTTGAAGAGTGTTGGAATTTTGTTGCCTTAATTGTCAAGTTTCAGCATCGGATAAATGGTTCAGTCTGGTTATAGTGTCCGGCAGGCGCTGTTCAGTGATTGGGATTTTCATTTTTCAGTGTCTAAAGGAGGAGGAGAGAGGAAGGGAGACGGGTTGTGGATTTTGCAAGTTATCCAATTTGGGTGGTGGAGAATCGTATATCATAAGTTGTAGTTCAAAAGACATCTTTGGGTTTTACTATTATTGTAGAATTGCAGAGATTTTGATTTTGGTTTGCTTTtgctgacaattttattattggTCTCCATCAGGATATACAAAGGAAAGGGCTAGCGTTGTGGTCATTGGGCTTAGTGTTCACACTGCACCAGTTGAAATGCGTGAAAAACTTGCCATTCCTGAAGCTGAATGGCCTCGAGCTATAGAGGAATTGTGTGGTTTAAATCATATAGAAGAGGCTGCAGTTCTTAGCACCTGCAATAGGATGGAGATATATGTTGTGGCACTATCTCAGCATCGTGGGGTCAAAGAAGTTACTGAATGGATGTCAAAGGTGATtccttctttgttatatttggtcCTGTTTTGGCTTTTAAGAAGCCTTTTGCAGTTCATCTACTTCAATGGGAGGATGGAAAATTTTCAAATGATAATTGAAAGTTGGGGTTAGAATGGGTATTAAATATATCATGTGCCTTGGGCAGATTATCTTGAGCAATTAAACTTATATGAACTGTCTTAAATGTTTAATCATACCAGAagattttgatttattttttcgTTTTGAAAGAAACTGTTTTTATCTTGCTATTTAATAGTCATGCGGTCTGTTTTGATTTACATGACATGATCTTCATAGGCGATTTGAAGTGCAGAGAAGTGAACTAACATTAGTTTCAAGTTTTAACATTTTGATGCCGGTTGCTAAACTGTTCTTTTTTCCCTGGCAGACAAGTGGCATACCTGTTTCAGAAATTTGTGAGCACCAGTTTTTGCTCTACAACAAAGATGCTACGCAGCATCTCTTTGAAGTCTCTGCTGGTCTTGACTCACTTGTTCTGGGAGAAGGCCAAATTCTTGCCCAGGTTAAACAAGTTGTCAAAGTTGGCCAAGGAGTTGTTGGGTTTGGAAGGAATATTAGTGGGCTATTTAAACATGCAATATCTGTTGGAAAGCGGGTTAGGACTGAGACAAATATTGCTGCTGGGGCTGTTTCTGTAAGCTCTGCGGCTGTTGAATTGGCTTTGATGAAGCTTCCTGAATCTTCACATGCTACTGCCAGAATGTTGGTGATTGGAGCTGGCAAGATGGGGAAGCTTGTGATCAAACACTTGGTAGCGAAGGGTTGCACAAAGATGGTCATTGTAAACAGAAGCGAGGATAGAGTTGCAGCTGTACGTGAGGAGCTAAAGGATGTTGAGATTATTTACAAACCCCTGGATAAGATGCTAGCTTGTGCTGCTGAAGCTGATGTGATTTTCACTAGCACAGCATCAGAAACTCCATTATTTTTTAAAGAACATGTTAAGGATCTTCCTTCTGTTGGTTCAGAGACTGGGGGTTTGAGGTTATTTATAGATATCTCTGTTCCGAGGAATGTGGGTTCATGTGTCAATGATGTTGAAAATGCCCGAGTTTACAATGTGGATGATCTCAAGGAGGTCGTGGCTGCTAATAAAGAAGATCGCCTCCGAAAAGCAATGGAAGCTCAGGCAATTATTGCTGAGGAATCAAGACAATTTGAAGCTTGGAGGGATTCATTGGAGACTGTTCCTACCATCAAGAAATTGAGAGCTTATGCTGAAAGAATCAGAGCTGGGGAACTAGATAAATGCCTTTCAAAAATGGGTGAGGATATCCCAAAGAAAACAAGGAGAGCCGTGGATGATCTTAGCCGTGGTATAGTTAACAAGCTCCTTCATGGTCCAATGCAGCACCTGAGATGTGATGGCAGTGACAGCCGAACTCTAAGTGAAACCCTTGAGAACATGCATGCTCTTAACAGAATGTTTAGCCTTGAGATAGAAGTAGCTGTGTTGGAGCAAAAGCTTCGAGCCAAAACCAGCCAGAAGTAAGCTCCATTATAATCACTACATGACATTTCAATTCAAACTAAGGGGAAAACTCGGGTTCACATCATTGTAACCTTCACTATAGTTGTCCAAATATAGGTCCCTGGAGGGGATCCTTGAATTCATAGTATCTTGTGTAAGGCACTCTTCCTAACTTCCATTTGGGCTGAATCACGTAAATCCTGTGTCTTTCTTAGCAACCATTCATGTTTCTAAGTTACACATCAGGATTAATGAGTTGAGCTCGATCGTTGTACTGATCTGCTTTAGAGTTTATGGCTTGTATCTGGGAAACTGTTCATCATTGTAATTACTTTATCATTTCAATACAAAGATGGGCTTTTGTTGCGAATATTTTCTCTCTCTCACGATGAGCTTTGCTGGTGTTACTTTCCTTGTATCAGTGACCATATCAGCTGCAAGTGCAAGGTTAATGGCTCAGTGCTCATTAACCAAGGCAGTCCATGGGTGAAGATCTAGATTTGACATAGGTAAGAATTTTACTGTAAAAAACTGAGCTAAGCTACTACGGTTTTCCTTCTCCAAGTTCTAGTTTTTTCTACTGTGGGTGTGTGTGTGTGAATGCAGATTGGGCCTGCTAAACTGTTGTTTGATCCTTTAAATGGAACAAGATTCTTGGGATTCCTGGTCCGcagtaaaaataattttaatatttttaaaattttagatttgttAAAGACACGGAATGAAATTTGCTGGCAAGAGTGTGCAATTAGAAaaagtattttctttgtttttgtaATATATCCTGCGAATAATTTCCTGaattccaccagtaatgctctggGGATTGAGTTGAATCTATCTACAGTTGATGGACAAAAACGCTTAGTTGTCAATCGACAAGTGCCGtcagtaattgatttttattttatttttgtgtaACAATCAGTGTCTGTGGCTCTAGCTTCTAAGAATCCAAAAAAGAGTGGGTGAAAGTGAGAAGACATGGGGACCTCTCCTATCCTTCTCCCAGTAACAACCTTGCTCGCTGCCCTGCCTCCCGCCATCACCAGTAATTTGGGGCCATCATCTCCATTCTTCTTGGGTTTTTCAATGCTACATTAATTCTTGCCTAGTAAATTAGGTGCCATTTCAAACATGCAAAGTATTTAATGTCAAATGAATTACAtgcattaataaataatttttttttcaacgagagataaaaaaataaagaattagaTGGTTCTCAAAGTAAAATGTTAAATATATGGATGCTCTAACGTGCAAGCTAGACTGGATAGGCAATAAACTCGCTAGATTTTGAAATCTTTAGGGTCATTTTCCCAAAAAGTTTAATTCAATTTCAAACAGCAACCTCTCTACTCTAGTAGTCTTGAACAGAGCCAAACTAAATCAAACCAAACCAGTATTCCCTTATGATCACGCAACACAAGCACCAGTTCTCTTGGTACAGGCTACAGAAACAAGAGGCAAGAAACCAAGTTTTCACATTGTGATATAGAATAAAGTTTGATGCTAGTTTGAATcatttacacagtaaaatccgtTGGATTGATGACCCTGAGCCAGGTTCTTAGATGTGGACCAGACGAACAAATACAGCTATCtgggaaaaagagagagagatgtaACCTTGCATAGAAATGGCTAAAATTTTGGGTGATCTGAGCAGGGCTAACCCACGATAGGAACTCATCCAAGAGACAAGACCAGAATTTAATATCACTACTTAATACTAGTTAATACAGACAGAATCATGTCTTTCCAAATTACAAttatggaaaagaaaagaaaccatCGACAAGGAAATAACTGCAATTATAGATAATCTTTAAAATTGGAATTGTTGCATTTAGCCAAAAGACCCAATGGAtgaaaaagaaatagaaaaagCATCATTATTACATGGGACCTAAGCCCATCATCTAAATCAAAAGAGGGTCTATCATAGTActtaaaaaatcaaaactcattAAGGTGATATCATATTCACAACAAAAGAAATCATTCAATCATCATTTCAAGTCCCAGCTAGCTACCCCAATCATACTGTCCTATATGCTCCCAAACTACCATCTTCTCCTTTTTCATTTGATCATGAGAAGgtgttataaaaaagaaaaaagccacctttatccttttctttttttttaaaaaaaaaaatacattaaaacCTCCATTATCGTAGccatttacaactttattttggGGGGGCTGACACAAATCATGATGCTAAAAGATTAAAATCCCTAACACTACAAATTGAGTCAAATGTGGATTCAATTTTtgattgaaaattaaaaagacaAGCTTAAACACCCACGCTATGGATCCCGTGGGGTATTCCCTCTCTATCTCTTTCCCGCGCCGTCTGCAATCAGCTTGTCCCtccttttacaataaaaatatattctatctatctatctaaTTATAATCCACAATTTCGACCTcccttcatttttaattttttttttttcttttctttttcccaaAATCAATAATGTCCTGAAGAAAaggttttcttcttttcttttttccacttaaTTAAAATCTAGCGTTTTCGAAGCCGTGCAGATCGCTGACTTTATTCAACGACTTCTTCATCAGGGCTACCTTAGCCAGCTTTTCAGCCGCTCTCCAAGCTGAAGTAGGCGTGAGCGGCTCTCCATTCTCGTCAATCATAACCATTGTCTCCCTCTCGCTTCCTCTCCGCCGTTGGATCATCATCTGCTGCTGGTGCTGCTCTAGCCGATGCTGTTTAATCCGTTGTAACTCCGCAAGCTCAGCCTCTAACCCCCTAACGTACTCATCAGCGCATATGGAGCTGGATTGTAATATCAGAGCCCGAGACGATGCCAGCAAGTGGTGCGCGCTTGTGAAATCGTTGTGCACCACCAGTCTTCGAGTTTCGGCTATGGCCCGAGTGGTGAGGAAATGATTCCTCAGACGTTCGATTTTGGGTGCCGAAGATCGCACGGCGTGAGGACGGGGGACGAGTAGGGCCCGATCGCGGCCGTATACAACCTCCTGGGTGGCGGGGTCCTTGTAAAGGCAACGAACAGATATCACGTGGTGGAACCCAACAGCTGAAGATGGGACCCTCAACTCCACCAACAATTCCCTCTCTTCTTCCGCGTACAAATCGCCTAGCCGCACCGAGCCAGAGCTGAGAACGGTGGGCCTAGCGTTGCACGAATACACGGCTAATATCTCAGCTGGCGCTGAGCCGGAAGCGAAGCTAAGCTGAACTCTCAAGTCTTGTACTACCACACTCAGCAAACCACCCACGCATTTAGCAAACGCGTCCTCAGCCGGCTCGTGGCTGTAGCCGCCGCTTTGACCAAACCCAAACGCATGAACTGGGATCTCAATATGAGCAAATCGGGTGGACGAAACATGGCCTGAGGCATGCCGTTGATTCCCAGTATTGCTTTGGACTCTTTCATCCTGACCGTCGGATAGCAGTATGATGCTCGCAACTGGATTCCGTTCTCTCCTGTCTTCGAGAACCTTACTTGCTTTCCTCAAAGCATCTCCTACGCTGGTCCCTTGACCACACACGAGACGGTCAATGATGCGGCGAGCCGACCGCTGGCCGTGAGCCGTCATTCTCCTCAGAGGTAACAACCTCTTAGGACTGGACGAGAAAGCCACAATCGATAGCCGATCAGCCGAGCCGAGAGACGAAATCACCAATCTCATGGCGCGTTTAAGCATCTGCAATTTAGCTCCAGTCATGCTTCCACTTACATCAAGAACCGTGACCAAATCAACTGGCGCCCGATGCAAAGGGTCCAAAAGCGGTGCCGTATTGCTACTGCGTGCCTGTTGTGGCGGTGGTGGCGCTTTCACCCTCAATGCCACCGCATAAGTTTCATAGCCACGGCCCACGGAAACAATAGCAGCTTCGGGTAACAGTCTGACCTGAACATTTCTGGAATCACTGGTGCCATTGAGCGTAACATCATCTGATTTGATTGAAGAATGGGTAGGATTAACGAAGAATCCTTGAAATTCCTCGACATCGTCATCTTCCCCTTCTTCGGCATTCTCATCGGCTTCAGGAATCGGAATAAATCTTCCACCGGCAGTTGGAGAAAGCAATGGCTCATCATCATCATAGGATCTCGAATCAGAGGTTTTTGGATTTAGAGATACTGGCTGGGGTTCGTGTCTTGGGGTGGTCTTAATGGCTCTGGGTGAAGATTCGACCACCAAAACTTTTTTCTCTTCAAGTTTGGGCTGCTTGTCGCTGTTGGAATTGTTATCGGCATTGGTGTTCTGAACGGCGTCATTTTGTGGGTGAAGATTCTTGTGGATGGCGAGTAAAGGAACATCTTTCCAGGTAGAGTTGCAGACGGGGCACACAAGGCTGCCATGCTTACGGACATGGGCGGCTATACAAGGGAAGTGAAAAGCGTGTGCGCATTCTGCTGTGTATATTGCCGTGCCCTGACCTGTCTTCACGCTATTCAAACAGATTCCGCAGCTACTCTGCGAAAAAGGAAAACAACAGAGCAAAACCATCAGCCAACAAAGTCAAATTCTTTCCGACATCAGATCCCGCAACAACTCTCTTACGTAGTTGAAATTAAAATGAATGAGACGAAAAGAGTAAATTAGAACcgtttcatgaaagttttatagaCGGATGCTGGAAATCTTACCCTGAATTTGAAGCTATTCTTGAAGAGGGACAGCTTAAGAGGAGATCGAGGAGAGGATGGGTTTGAACTCTTAGCTGCTCTGGGTGTGGTTTTGCAATGGAGCACGGGACTTTCATTCGTGGAAGGTGGTTCCGAAGTATTACTTGTAGTTCGGCAACGTAAGCTTGGGCTAGAGATGGGCTGCGACCGTAGGCGAGGCGTGGCGGGGTTGGTTCCACCAGAGAGGAACCCTAGCTTGGCACAGCTTCTGGGGATTGGGCTACGACTAGGACTTGTTTGTTGTTTGTCTGAAATTGAGGTAATATCTGGGTCTCTAGGAATGGTAGTGCAAAAGGCTCTTCTCCAACCTGTACCCATTATGAGTGAGTGACCAAAGCAAAGACTCTCTTTTTGCCTTTCTTTTTTGCTGCCGCTGAATCTTTATGTATCTGTTTCTATATATCTCCACCTTTCCTTATGTTTCGTAGAGGTGGAGAAGATAAAGAAAAAGTTTTGTTTTGATCGATCTGAGGTTGCCACAGAAGACAAAAGCGCAGAATCAGATTCAGCAATAAGAGCATGGGATCAAACGAAAAGAGAAGCAAAGAGACAAAGAAGTGGGATTTAAGAGAGAAAGAACCCAATACACAGAACTTTCTTTCTATTTCTATTTCTCTTTTGCTCTCATTTCTTATTTCGACTTTCTATCCTATACTGTTCTCTCCATGGATAACCCCAAAAAGATATCTGGCAACCTAAAGGCTTGAGATCTACTGCTTCTCTTTCTCTGTGTTTGATAGTTTCGCTTTGAAATATATATTCCTTGGAAATGGTAAATAAGGACTTTACCCTTGTCACCGGCACGTGTTGGTTTATTTTTTACGTTGCCGGTCAACGTTTCAGCCACCCTGTATACCACGTTTTAGCCACCGACCTTTACACTGGTCACCATCTCGTGCATGCTCCCATACTCTTTTAAGAATCTCGTTTCACGCGCCCTGCAGGGATAACTTCACGTGATTCTTCGTGGATTGTCAATGCGTGGCCTTCACATTCATAACTGCGTGTGGAAACAGAACTGGAACTGTCGCGCTTGTCTCTCTCGTTCATGCATGATACGGCTTGGTAGTTGCTCCTGATAATTATCCGGCGCGGTCAAGAGCATTATTTGAAATTTGTAATCACCAATGGCATCCGTTCATCGTTATTTATCAATTATGTtatataaataaacaaaatataaCAAAACATTAACTAATTTAGTATAATTTTTCTCCTCTCTTTATTTCTTACCATACTTGAGAGAGATATACAAATTTCGTTAGCCTATTAAAAAATATGCATTTATTTGCTTTATCTAAATTCTCTAATTTATTTTACCATCAATTTTCTTCCtctgatatttttttttatcttttccaAACGTGGCTAAAAAACGGGTGGGAGCTTTCAAATACGGATGGATGTAGGAACCTAGGATTGGCAATACCCAGATAACCCCGGTAGGGTGGTAAAAAATGGAAACTTTGTTACGGAGAAAGAAAAtagaggaatatatatatatatatatatatatatatatatatatataattaagaaagaaaataattttttaaataataaaatatttattttattttttatttaaaattaaactaaataattatataatgaaaaaataattttgtttatttttacaCAATTTCTCTTTAAATGAATAgaaatgaataataatttatatttgttaTTTCTCGCActtttttctcttaattttttatttcaaataaaaaatatatttttatttttcttcatagTTTTTAAAGTTACACAAGTTTAAAGGTAGCCAAATCTCTTTAAAGTTGGTTGAATTTTATGAAACTGTGATTCAGTTACGGGAATTTCACTTCAATCATGTTCAAaggataattaaaaataataataaattcttgAATTTGGCCAAATACAATCTGGCTATAAGAATCAACAGTGTTGAACATGACTGAAGTTTGGGAAGTTGATTCCTCAACGAAaacgaatatatatatataactctaTATGAGTTAGAATAACACATAAATTTGTATTGTAAAGggaatttaattttttcattaaaaaaattaaattatactcTCTATCTAATCTAagtaaaatttgtaattaaacaTGATGATTGAATAAAAAATAGGTTTATTAAGATACAAAATTTATATGCATAACTTATGTTATTTATTTTGGTTTGTTAATCATAAAAATGatcaaactaaaataaaataaaattaatagtttATTAGTCACTAAAGTGGccaaactatgaatgatgttTTCATGTATATAAAATTCTCAATTATGTATACTAGTAGATGCCTATGATAAAAAATGGATTAATTGATACATACTAGTCATCAGAACTGAATGATTTTATTACTTTATGAATAGTGAGAATTAATCAACTATTTTTATGAATAGTGAGAATTATGAgggtaataatattttattaaatatatattaaatgtcCAAAGATAACATGTATATTTGATGTAAGTTAATTATTGTCTAATCAAGTTTAAaggtatttaatttataaaattatattatagtaTCTACCAAAATGAGAACTGTAGTATACTCTACTTATTTAAATTGTCtgaatatattttaatttgagtatgtaaatattattttgcAGCTATTAATCTTCATTCGCAAGTTTCATCTATTATTGTATTCAATGGGCTTAAACTTCTCTAAATCTTGTGAGCAAGTCAAGTTCCATTTATATGTCTAGGAACTTGACTTAGCATTATTGTAAGACAAACCCGCTACTATTACAGATACAAGCAATGAAGAATAAAAGTTACACCACAAGCAATGGAAATGGTCAAATATTCTGTGAATCACTATTGCCAATAACATTAAAACAACAATTCCACaaactgaaaatataaaaaaaaaataccttAATTTTATGAAAGAATGGTTTCGTTCTGCAGACAAGTCACTCACTGGGACTCTAATGGCACAACTCACAACCATGAAGTATAATGGGTCGAAGAGTATGCACAAGCACATTATAGAGATGAGTAATATTGCAGCAAGGCTAAAGACCTTAGGGATGGCCGTGGATGATGCCTTCTTGGTGCAGTTCATTCTGAACTCATTACCTCCTGAATATGGGCCATTTCAAATCAATTATAACACTATTAAAAATAAGTGGATTGTTAATGAATTGGCCAGTAAGTTAGTTCAAAAGGAAACGAGACTAAATAATCAAGGGACTCATTCTGTCAATATTATGGGTCAATGAGCTGGTAAAGGACTTAAACTAAAGGCCAACAagtttaagaagaaaaagaaatgatcttcaaatatttctcaaattgaaAAAAGGGAACAAATGGCATATAAGTATCGCTTTTGTAAGAAAGTAGGATACTATCATAAAAATTGCTTCAAATGTAAAGTTTGGTTCAAAAAGAAAGGTAATCCTTGTGCTTATGTATGTTTCGAATCAAACTCAATTGAAGTTTCTAATAATACTTGGTGGCTTGATTCTGGTGCTGTTACTCATGTGTCCAACTTGATATAGAGGTTTGTTACAATCCaaaccacaaacccaactaaagactTCCTATTTATAGAGAACCAAATAAAGGCTCCAATTGAAGGCATATGGACTTACCGTTTGATTTTAGATAGTGGCTACCACTTAGACATTTTACAAACTCTCTTTGTACCTTTAGTTTCTAGGAATATTATTTCTATCTCAAAACTTGATAAATCTGGGTTTAATGTTAAGTTCGGACATGGATGTTtcagtttatttaataataataataattccatTATTTGTTTTGGAATTCTTACTAATGGTTTATATAGGTTGAAACTTGATGATAATTTTGCTGAATCCAAGCTTCTCACTTATAGCAATATTGAAATTAAACATAGTAGACTGAATGAAGATTCTGCTTTTTTGTAGCATTAGCATTTGGGTCacatatccaaagaaagattAAAGAAGTTGATAAAGAATGAAATTTTATCGAGCTTAGATTTTACTGATATTATTGTGTGTGTGGATTGCATTAAGGAAAAGCAAACCAAACACAATAAAAAATGAGCTACAAAAAGCAATTAGCCTATTGAAATTATACACACTGATATATGTGGGTCTTTTGATACTCCATCTTTTGACAGATAAaagtactttattacctttattgatgatttttcacATTATggacatatttatttatttaataaaaaacctCAATCAATAAATATACTTAAAGTATACATAAATGAGGTTGAAAGGTaattaaatagaaaagtgaaaataataaAGTCAGATAGAGGTGATGAATACTATGGGAAACACACTAAAATGGGATAATGTCCTGGTCCATTTGCAAAGTTCTTAGAAAGTCGTAGCATATGTGCATAGTATACTATGCCAGGTACTCCTCAACAAAATGGGGTGGCAGAAAGGCGAAATCAGACTTTAATGGATATGGTTAGGAGTATGATGAGTAACTCTTCTTTACCTATATTTTTGTGGATGTATGCACTTAAAACCGTTGTATACTTGTTAAATAGGGTTCCTAGTAAGATAGTCTCAAAAGCACCTTATGAATTGTGGACTGAAA
This is a stretch of genomic DNA from Hevea brasiliensis isolate MT/VB/25A 57/8 chromosome 12, ASM3005281v1, whole genome shotgun sequence. It encodes these proteins:
- the LOC110655802 gene encoding glutamyl-tRNA reductase 1, chloroplastic, which gives rise to MVVSSGFATTLAGAKLETLLLNSTSSSSSSFGSSSLRAHLASPSQIQNFYRPAPNNCRMILMQRGGVRFEVSASTDDAVGTDYNIDPAKVSSFSALEQLKTAAADRYTKERASVVVIGLSVHTAPVEMREKLAIPEAEWPRAIEELCGLNHIEEAAVLSTCNRMEIYVVALSQHRGVKEVTEWMSKTSGIPVSEICEHQFLLYNKDATQHLFEVSAGLDSLVLGEGQILAQVKQVVKVGQGVVGFGRNISGLFKHAISVGKRVRTETNIAAGAVSVSSAAVELALMKLPESSHATARMLVIGAGKMGKLVIKHLVAKGCTKMVIVNRSEDRVAAVREELKDVEIIYKPLDKMLACAAEADVIFTSTASETPLFFKEHVKDLPSVGSETGGLRLFIDISVPRNVGSCVNDVENARVYNVDDLKEVVAANKEDRLRKAMEAQAIIAEESRQFEAWRDSLETVPTIKKLRAYAERIRAGELDKCLSKMGEDIPKKTRRAVDDLSRGIVNKLLHGPMQHLRCDGSDSRTLSETLENMHALNRMFSLEIEVAVLEQKLRAKTSQK
- the LOC110655803 gene encoding E3 ubiquitin-protein ligase WAV3, translated to MGTGWRRAFCTTIPRDPDITSISDKQQTSPSRSPIPRSCAKLGFLSGGTNPATPRLRSQPISSPSLRCRTTSNTSEPPSTNESPVLHCKTTPRAAKSSNPSSPRSPLKLSLFKNSFKFRSSCGICLNSVKTGQGTAIYTAECAHAFHFPCIAAHVRKHGSLVCPVCNSTWKDVPLLAIHKNLHPQNDAVQNTNADNNSNSDKQPKLEEKKVLVVESSPRAIKTTPRHEPQPVSLNPKTSDSRSYDDDEPLLSPTAGGRFIPIPEADENAEEGEDDDVEEFQGFFVNPTHSSIKSDDVTLNGTSDSRNVQVRLLPEAAIVSVGRGYETYAVALRVKAPPPPQQARSSNTAPLLDPLHRAPVDLVTVLDVSGSMTGAKLQMLKRAMRLVISSLGSADRLSIVAFSSSPKRLLPLRRMTAHGQRSARRIIDRLVCGQGTSVGDALRKASKVLEDRRERNPVASIILLSDGQDERVQSNTGNQRHASGHVSSTRFAHIEIPVHAFGFGQSGGYSHEPAEDAFAKCVGGLLSVVVQDLRVQLSFASGSAPAEILAVYSCNARPTVLSSGSVRLGDLYAEEERELLVELRVPSSAVGFHHVISVRCLYKDPATQEVVYGRDRALLVPRPHAVRSSAPKIERLRNHFLTTRAIAETRRLVVHNDFTSAHHLLASSRALILQSSSICADEYVRGLEAELAELQRIKQHRLEQHQQQMMIQRRRGSERETMVMIDENGEPLTPTSAWRAAEKLAKVALMKKSLNKVSDLHGFENARF